A single Streptomyces sp. 2114.4 DNA region contains:
- a CDS encoding NADP-dependent isocitrate dehydrogenase, with amino-acid sequence MTDSTIFYTHTDEAPALATYSFLPVIQAYASTAGVSVETRDISLAGRIIASFPERLEEGQRIEDALAELGRLAKTPGANIIKLPNISASIPQLKAAVAELQEQGYALPDYPDDPKTDEERDIRARYDKIKGSAVNPVLREGNSDRRAPASVKNYAKAHPHRMGAWTGDSKTNVATMGVDDFRSTEKSAVIDRDGSLRIELSGDDGSTTVLRESVPVLAGEVVDAAVMRVAALREFLTAQVARAKAEGVLFSVHLKATMMKVSDPIIFGHVVRAFFPKTFARYGESLAAAGLTPNDGLGGIYKGLESLADGAEIKASFDAELAEGPELAMVDSDRGISNLHVPSDVIVDASMPAMIRTSGHMWGPDGAEADTLAVLPDSSYAGIYQAVIDDCRANGAYDPSTMGSVPNVGLMAQKAEEYGSHDKTFEIPVTGTVRVLDENGNAVLEQVVGAGDIFRMCQTKDAPIRDWVKLAVTRARATGDPAVFWLDESRAHDAQLIAKVKAYLPEHDTEGLRIEIMSPVDAITFSLDRIRRGEDTISVTGNVLRDYLTDLFPILELGTSAKMLSVVPLMNGGGLFETGAGGSAPKHVQQLVKENYLRWDSLGEFLALAVSFEHLAQTTGNARAQVLADTLDRATGTFLSENKSPSRKLGGIDNRGSHFYLALYWAQELAKQTDDTQLAEAFAALAKTLTEQEQTIVDELVAVQGSPADIGGYYQPSVAKASAVMRPSATLNQALATLS; translated from the coding sequence GTGACTGACTCGACCATCTTCTACACCCACACTGACGAGGCCCCGGCCCTGGCGACGTATTCGTTCTTGCCTGTGATCCAGGCATACGCGTCGACGGCCGGCGTCAGCGTGGAGACCCGTGACATCTCCCTGGCCGGGCGCATCATCGCGAGCTTCCCCGAGCGCCTGGAGGAGGGCCAGCGCATCGAGGACGCCCTCGCCGAGCTCGGCCGGCTGGCCAAGACTCCCGGCGCGAACATCATCAAGCTGCCGAACATCTCGGCCTCGATCCCGCAGCTCAAGGCCGCGGTCGCCGAGCTGCAGGAGCAGGGCTACGCGCTGCCCGACTACCCGGACGACCCGAAGACCGACGAGGAGCGGGACATCCGCGCCCGCTACGACAAGATCAAGGGCAGCGCCGTCAACCCCGTCCTGCGCGAGGGCAACTCGGACCGCCGGGCGCCCGCGTCGGTCAAGAACTACGCCAAGGCCCACCCGCACCGCATGGGCGCCTGGACGGGCGACTCGAAGACGAACGTCGCCACCATGGGCGTCGACGACTTCCGCTCCACCGAGAAGTCCGCGGTCATCGACCGCGACGGCTCGCTGCGCATCGAGCTGTCGGGCGACGACGGCTCCACCACCGTCCTGCGTGAGTCGGTACCGGTCCTCGCGGGCGAGGTCGTCGACGCCGCCGTGATGCGGGTGGCCGCGCTGCGCGAGTTCCTTACGGCGCAGGTCGCCCGCGCCAAGGCCGAGGGCGTGCTGTTCTCGGTGCACCTGAAGGCCACGATGATGAAGGTCTCCGACCCGATCATCTTCGGCCACGTGGTCCGCGCCTTCTTCCCGAAGACGTTCGCCCGGTACGGCGAGTCGCTCGCGGCCGCCGGCCTGACCCCGAACGACGGCCTCGGCGGCATCTACAAGGGTCTGGAGTCGCTGGCCGACGGCGCGGAGATCAAGGCGTCCTTCGACGCCGAGCTCGCCGAGGGCCCGGAGCTCGCCATGGTCGACTCCGACCGCGGCATCTCCAACCTGCACGTGCCGAGCGATGTCATCGTCGACGCCTCCATGCCGGCCATGATCCGCACCTCCGGCCACATGTGGGGCCCGGACGGCGCGGAGGCCGACACCCTCGCGGTCCTCCCCGACAGCAGCTACGCCGGCATCTACCAGGCCGTCATCGACGACTGCCGGGCGAACGGCGCCTACGACCCGTCGACGATGGGCTCGGTGCCGAACGTCGGCCTGATGGCACAGAAGGCCGAGGAGTACGGCAGCCACGACAAGACCTTCGAGATCCCGGTCACCGGTACCGTCCGGGTCCTCGACGAGAACGGCAACGCGGTCCTGGAGCAGGTCGTCGGCGCCGGCGACATCTTCCGTATGTGCCAGACCAAGGACGCGCCGATCCGCGACTGGGTCAAGCTCGCCGTCACCCGCGCCCGCGCCACCGGCGACCCGGCGGTGTTCTGGCTGGACGAGAGCCGTGCGCACGACGCCCAGCTGATCGCCAAGGTCAAGGCCTACCTCCCCGAGCACGACACCGAGGGTCTGCGGATCGAGATCATGTCGCCGGTCGACGCGATCACGTTCTCCCTCGACCGCATCCGCCGCGGCGAGGACACGATCTCGGTCACCGGCAATGTGCTGCGTGACTACCTGACCGACCTCTTCCCGATCCTCGAGCTGGGCACCAGCGCGAAGATGCTCTCGGTCGTCCCGCTCATGAACGGCGGCGGACTGTTCGAGACCGGTGCCGGCGGCTCCGCGCCCAAGCACGTCCAGCAGCTGGTCAAGGAGAACTACCTGCGCTGGGACAGCCTGGGCGAGTTCCTGGCGCTCGCGGTCAGCTTCGAGCACCTGGCGCAGACCACGGGCAACGCGCGCGCCCAGGTGCTCGCCGATACCCTCGACCGCGCCACCGGCACCTTCCTCAGCGAGAACAAGTCGCCCAGCCGCAAGCTGGGTGGCATCGACAACCGCGGCAGCCACTTCTACCTGGCGCTCTACTGGGCGCAGGAGCTGGCGAAGCAGACCGACGACACGCAGCTCGCGGAGGCGTTCGCGGCACTCGCCAAGACGCTGACCGAGCAGGAGCAGACCATCGTCGACGAGCTGGTCGCGGTGCAGGGTTCGCCGGCCGACATCGGCGGCTACTACCAACCGTCCGTGGCGAAGGCCTCGGCGGTCATGCGCCCGTCGGCGACCCTCAACCAGGCCCTCGCGACCCTCAGCTGA
- a CDS encoding DUF3761 domain-containing protein, producing the protein MTGNQGPMSPEDKKNARLGCAVIAVFVLLVGGCVNLMDGDGERKSSAATSVSDASGGGSDASGSRSDASDGEGDTLTVPDYTGRNLQEAQDAAQRRGISVLKSRDLSTRKRLQVWDRNWQVCDQEPAAGSVMHDTETLTFAVVKADESCDEPDAAGSTSGTASFEPTEEPTDAEETATADGSATTDGSASSGGSASGGSTSSGGSGTDGGGSSGGSSSSGGAGSGSGSSSTSGGGGQEQAPAGASAQCNDGTYSYSAHRRGTCSHHHGVAVWLRSLPA; encoded by the coding sequence ATGACGGGAAACCAAGGGCCGATGTCGCCGGAGGACAAGAAGAACGCCCGGCTCGGCTGTGCGGTCATCGCGGTCTTCGTGCTGCTCGTCGGCGGGTGCGTCAATCTGATGGACGGCGACGGTGAGAGGAAGTCGTCCGCCGCCACGTCCGTCTCCGACGCGTCCGGGGGCGGGTCCGATGCATCCGGGAGCCGGTCCGACGCATCCGACGGCGAGGGTGACACCCTCACGGTGCCGGACTACACCGGCCGCAATCTGCAGGAAGCGCAGGACGCGGCGCAGCGCAGGGGCATCTCCGTGCTCAAGAGCCGGGATCTGTCCACGCGCAAGCGCCTGCAGGTGTGGGACCGCAACTGGCAGGTCTGCGATCAGGAGCCGGCTGCCGGGTCGGTCATGCACGACACCGAAACGCTGACGTTCGCCGTCGTCAAGGCCGATGAGAGCTGCGACGAGCCCGACGCTGCGGGGTCCACGAGCGGCACCGCTTCCTTTGAGCCCACGGAGGAACCGACCGACGCCGAGGAAACCGCCACCGCCGATGGCTCCGCCACGACTGACGGTTCGGCATCCTCCGGTGGTTCGGCGTCCGGTGGTTCCACGTCCTCCGGCGGTTCCGGCACGGACGGGGGTGGCTCCTCCGGCGGTTCCAGCTCCTCCGGAGGGGCGGGTTCCGGGAGTGGCAGCAGCTCCACGAGCGGCGGCGGAGGGCAGGAGCAGGCTCCGGCAGGCGCCTCCGCCCAGTGCAACGACGGGACGTACAGCTACAGCGCGCACCGGCGAGGTACCTGCAGCCACCACCACGGGGTCGCCGTCTGGCTGAGGAGCCTTCCGGCCTGA
- a CDS encoding amino acid permease, with translation MPSVTQTEEERLAELGITQTLDRSMSGRQNFAVSFTIISILSGCLTMYGFGMNTGGPALIMWGWVLVGLMTLFVGLAMAEVCSSYPTSAGLYFWAHKLAPQRSAPAWAWFTGWFNTLGQVAVTAGIDFGAASFLNAYLNLQFSYAATPAHTITLFGVILLLHALVNTFRVRVVGFFNTVSVWWHLIGVVVIVGALLVIPAKHQSPGFVFTEFVNNTGWGSAVYVALIGLLMAQYTFTGYDASAHMTEETKNASVEGPKGIVRSIVVSWAAGFVLLFGLTFAIQSYTGALKSETGVPPAQIFMDALGASTGKLMLLVIIGAQLFCGMASVTANSRMIYAFSRDGALPFSAVWHKLHPGTRTPTNAVWLAAGGAFLLGLPYLFNTTAYAAVTSIATIGLYIAYVVPTLLRLRQGEHFKRGPWHLGRWSKPVGLIAVGWVVVITVLFMLPQQSPVTIETFNYAPLAVGVVLVFAGTWWFVSARKWFLNPRHPRNNRSQTPAPERAASAP, from the coding sequence ATGCCAAGCGTCACGCAGACGGAGGAGGAGCGCCTCGCCGAACTCGGCATCACCCAGACCTTGGACCGCTCGATGTCCGGGCGGCAGAACTTCGCCGTCTCCTTCACCATCATCAGCATCCTCTCCGGCTGCCTGACCATGTACGGGTTCGGCATGAACACCGGCGGGCCGGCCCTGATCATGTGGGGCTGGGTTCTCGTCGGCCTGATGACCCTGTTCGTCGGCCTGGCCATGGCCGAGGTCTGCTCCTCCTATCCGACCTCCGCCGGCCTCTACTTCTGGGCGCACAAGCTCGCCCCGCAGAGGTCCGCTCCGGCCTGGGCCTGGTTCACCGGCTGGTTCAACACACTGGGCCAGGTGGCCGTCACCGCGGGCATCGACTTCGGTGCCGCGTCCTTCCTCAACGCCTACCTGAACCTTCAGTTCAGCTACGCCGCCACCCCCGCCCACACGATCACACTCTTCGGCGTGATCCTTCTGCTGCACGCCCTCGTGAACACCTTCCGGGTACGCGTCGTCGGCTTCTTCAACACCGTCTCGGTGTGGTGGCATCTGATCGGTGTGGTCGTGATCGTCGGCGCCCTGCTGGTGATCCCCGCCAAGCACCAGTCCCCCGGCTTCGTCTTCACCGAGTTCGTCAACAACACCGGCTGGGGCTCCGCGGTCTACGTCGCGCTCATCGGTCTCCTGATGGCGCAGTACACCTTCACCGGCTATGACGCGTCCGCCCATATGACGGAGGAGACGAAGAACGCCTCGGTCGAGGGGCCGAAGGGGATCGTCCGCTCCATCGTCGTGTCCTGGGCGGCCGGCTTCGTGCTGCTCTTCGGTCTGACCTTCGCCATCCAGTCCTACACCGGCGCCCTGAAGTCGGAAACCGGTGTGCCGCCGGCGCAGATCTTCATGGACGCGCTCGGGGCGAGCACCGGCAAGCTGATGCTGCTCGTCATCATCGGCGCCCAGCTGTTCTGCGGTATGGCGTCCGTGACGGCCAACTCCCGCATGATCTACGCGTTCTCCCGCGACGGGGCGCTGCCGTTCTCCGCCGTCTGGCACAAGCTCCACCCGGGGACCCGCACCCCCACCAACGCCGTGTGGCTCGCCGCCGGCGGTGCCTTCCTCCTCGGCCTGCCGTACCTGTTCAACACGACCGCGTACGCCGCCGTCACGTCCATCGCGACGATCGGCCTCTACATCGCGTACGTGGTGCCCACCCTGCTGCGTCTGCGCCAGGGAGAGCACTTCAAGCGCGGCCCCTGGCACCTGGGGCGCTGGTCGAAGCCCGTGGGCCTGATCGCGGTCGGCTGGGTCGTGGTCATCACGGTGCTGTTCATGCTGCCCCAGCAGAGCCCGGTGACCATCGAGACGTTCAACTACGCACCCCTCGCCGTGGGTGTGGTGCTGGTCTTCGCCGGCACCTGGTGGTTCGTCTCCGCCCGCAAGTGGTTCCTCAACCCTCGCCACCCACGCAACAACCGGTCGCAGACACCGGCCCCGGAACGAGCGGCCTCCGCGCCGTAG
- a CDS encoding metallophosphoesterase — translation MLNRVAVLSDIHGVLPALEAVLAEPEVSTADRIVLTGDITAGPQPTQVLDRLTGLGDRVLWISGNADRELLEYRRGHRDTIPDPVAPWAAEQLREDHLGLLGSLPPSLSLPVRGLGQVLFCHATPRDDEEVVLVDSRPDRWKEVFDGLDTGIRTVVCGHTHMPFVRLVHGRMVLNPGSVGMPYGRTGAHWALLGPGLDLRTTHFDIEAAVTQVCQESSYPGITEWADYFLHARATDADALEIFAPRDGRDRTS, via the coding sequence ATGCTGAACCGAGTAGCGGTCCTGTCCGACATTCACGGAGTCCTGCCGGCCCTGGAGGCGGTGCTCGCCGAACCGGAGGTCAGCACCGCCGACCGCATCGTGCTCACCGGCGACATCACCGCAGGACCGCAACCCACCCAGGTGCTCGACCGGTTGACCGGGCTGGGCGACCGTGTCCTCTGGATCAGCGGAAACGCCGACCGGGAACTCCTGGAATACCGCCGGGGGCATCGCGACACGATCCCTGATCCCGTCGCTCCGTGGGCCGCCGAACAGCTCCGCGAGGACCACCTCGGCCTTCTCGGCTCGTTGCCACCGTCGCTCTCCCTGCCCGTGCGCGGCCTGGGACAGGTGTTGTTCTGCCATGCCACGCCCCGTGACGATGAAGAGGTCGTCCTGGTCGACTCCCGCCCCGACCGCTGGAAGGAGGTCTTCGACGGACTCGACACCGGCATCCGCACCGTGGTCTGCGGCCACACCCATATGCCGTTCGTCCGCCTCGTCCACGGCCGTATGGTCCTCAATCCCGGCAGCGTCGGCATGCCCTACGGAAGGACCGGAGCGCACTGGGCCCTCCTGGGCCCCGGCCTCGACCTGCGCACCACGCACTTCGACATCGAGGCCGCCGTCACCCAGGTCTGCCAGGAGTCGTCCTACCCCGGCATCACCGAGTGGGCCGACTACTTCCTGCACGCGCGCGCCACCGACGCGGACGCCCTCGAAATCTTCGCCCCACGGGACGGACGCGACCGGACGTCGTGA
- a CDS encoding putative immunity protein yields the protein MMATVSGDFELTMDELRAVARYAAQTAQEVLPVFEETHPGDARPRAALDAAWEFANGAKRTKLQRVTSLEAHRAAKEASTEASSLAARAAGDAASAAYLHPIAKAHQVGHILRAAACAARIAEITAGDDPAAADRMIEQARRRATPALIDVLHRYPVAPAGKNRVAELMTALDASLRASG from the coding sequence ATGATGGCGACCGTGTCCGGTGACTTCGAGCTGACCATGGACGAGTTGCGAGCCGTGGCACGCTACGCAGCACAGACCGCCCAGGAAGTCCTCCCGGTGTTCGAGGAGACCCACCCCGGCGATGCCCGGCCTCGCGCCGCTCTTGATGCCGCCTGGGAGTTCGCCAACGGCGCGAAACGGACCAAGCTGCAGCGTGTCACCTCGTTGGAAGCACACCGAGCCGCGAAGGAAGCTTCCACCGAAGCCTCAAGTCTCGCTGCACGCGCGGCCGGCGATGCCGCATCCGCCGCGTACCTCCACCCGATCGCGAAAGCTCACCAGGTGGGCCACATCCTGCGCGCCGCTGCATGTGCCGCCCGCATAGCTGAAATCACCGCAGGCGACGATCCCGCAGCCGCCGACCGGATGATCGAGCAGGCCCGACGGCGCGCCACACCGGCCCTGATCGACGTTCTTCACCGCTATCCCGTCGCACCGGCCGGCAAGAACCGCGTCGCGGAACTGATGACCGCCTTGGACGCTTCTCTGCGCGCGTCCGGCTGA
- a CDS encoding substrate-binding domain-containing protein encodes MQPTRTAVVTAAALLVMATAGCESGGGTTASHRSSAKPGCPAALSRAKQAVKKAEEVNAPWKGPTTGPRAVHDKTVVYIAQTLTNPGVTGVAQGVQEAAKIVGWRARTLNGQGTPSGLRSAFKQALRLKPDGIVISGFDPGTAAAEVKKAHAQGIPLIGWHAAPTPGPSKDPQLFTNITSRVEDVAKISADWIIARSHGRAGVVLFTDGTVPFAKHKSDLIKKELATCSGTELLSYTNMPIPQVNRRSIGEVRSLMSRFGSKWTYSAAINDLYFQHAAPALRAAGKDGAGAPFNIGAGDGDPSAFERVNGKEFQAATVPEPLSEQGWQIIDEFNRAFTDAPDSGYVAPVHIATTANTGGAVSWDSEGYRQAYRKIWGE; translated from the coding sequence GTGCAGCCCACCCGCACGGCGGTCGTGACAGCCGCCGCACTCCTGGTCATGGCCACCGCCGGCTGCGAATCCGGCGGCGGCACCACCGCATCCCACAGGAGCTCCGCCAAGCCCGGCTGCCCCGCCGCCCTCTCCAGGGCCAAGCAAGCCGTCAAGAAGGCCGAGGAGGTCAACGCCCCCTGGAAGGGCCCCACCACCGGACCCCGGGCCGTCCACGACAAGACCGTCGTCTACATCGCCCAGACCCTGACCAACCCCGGCGTCACCGGGGTCGCCCAAGGTGTCCAGGAAGCCGCCAAGATCGTCGGTTGGCGCGCCCGTACCCTCAACGGCCAGGGCACGCCCAGCGGTCTCCGGTCCGCCTTCAAGCAGGCCCTCCGCCTCAAGCCGGATGGCATCGTCATCAGCGGATTCGACCCCGGTACGGCCGCGGCGGAGGTCAAAAAGGCTCATGCCCAGGGAATCCCGCTGATCGGCTGGCACGCCGCCCCGACTCCCGGCCCCAGCAAGGACCCGCAGCTCTTCACCAACATCACCTCACGGGTCGAGGACGTTGCGAAGATCAGCGCCGACTGGATCATCGCCCGCTCCCACGGCCGCGCCGGCGTCGTCCTGTTCACCGACGGCACGGTGCCCTTCGCCAAGCACAAGTCCGATCTGATCAAGAAGGAACTCGCCACCTGCTCGGGCACCGAGCTGCTGAGCTACACCAACATGCCCATTCCCCAGGTCAACAGGCGCTCCATCGGGGAAGTCCGCTCCCTGATGTCCCGTTTCGGCAGCAAGTGGACCTACTCCGCCGCTATCAACGACCTGTACTTCCAGCACGCCGCCCCCGCCCTGCGTGCCGCGGGCAAGGACGGCGCCGGCGCCCCCTTCAACATCGGCGCCGGCGACGGCGACCCGTCGGCCTTCGAGCGCGTCAACGGCAAGGAGTTCCAGGCCGCCACCGTGCCCGAACCCCTCTCCGAACAGGGCTGGCAGATCATCGACGAGTTCAACCGCGCCTTCACCGACGCCCCCGACAGCGGGTACGTCGCCCCCGTCCACATCGCCACCACCGCCAATACCGGCGGCGCCGTGTCCTGGGACTCCGAGGGCTACCGCCAGGCCTACCGCAAGATCTGGGGCGAATGA
- a CDS encoding ATP-binding protein, with translation MRPGFRRQAGAYLDRWPFRRKLNVLVIAPVAVVGVLLAIGVSTQMEKARDAGRSAELVRDSEQVTKLINDVQAEHRQALLLSVEQESARPGATLPSTAAYRQTQRATDGQVAAVRSGFGTGLPKEEGRALDYIRGLAVLRDKVERGSVPAAGIDPAYAAAVGYLIDGIGLDRFAGTSSSSVTYLLDTVLRADAAHAAFESGVFSAQTRDANALTEYTRAVGAHRLYEEQTERFGRIADPEQALRLDGIERDAEENGIEAQFAELQIDPGSLQGQTPHQLRQAIAAGTRQAEARLDITRSLIDQIAARADGLSRSALYNALAMLGLALLGFASWLSFSVLVRRSVVRPLAALTGAAQQVVDVAGEELAKVEDDESAERTPLRPRPIPVPVHDEIGHLAEAFNQVQVTAAALLERQVLSRHNVAEMFGNVGRRVSNLTSRQLMLIDAVEREETDPGVLERMYRIDHIAVRLQRNADSLMLLAGIRDPEMDARPTTLVNVIRAGLGQIEGYQRVSLRSETEATVAPDIVDDLTLMLAELLENAVSFSPSDTPVEVVVRPGTDVTSDGGALIEVIDHGLGMSAERLDEENSRLVRRERLDLVPTKVLGLFVVGNLARRSGIRVALSRTPGGGVTGSVWLPSTLLLSESPAATASPAADGAEHPAAPEPASTEPAPGPDRGPAPASAAAPLPVRTPAAPPEQRPAAPSPRDELPRRLPRRTDTERTAPAGETRPASSGRPLRRRVRGATLDMTAPAADRGTQATRRPVDAEAVRCELDEFEAAVRRAEQEAEQRAEDQPAEQQAERAAEQEFSAAPTDPAPSPHQHPRKESGSDHADR, from the coding sequence ATGAGACCAGGGTTCCGCCGGCAGGCGGGCGCCTACCTGGACCGCTGGCCGTTCCGCCGGAAACTCAACGTTCTGGTGATCGCGCCCGTCGCCGTCGTCGGCGTGCTGCTGGCCATCGGCGTCAGCACGCAGATGGAGAAGGCCCGGGACGCCGGCCGGAGCGCCGAGCTCGTGCGCGACAGCGAGCAGGTCACCAAGCTCATCAACGACGTACAGGCCGAACACCGGCAGGCGCTCCTGCTGTCCGTGGAGCAGGAGTCGGCCCGGCCCGGCGCCACGCTGCCGTCCACCGCCGCCTACCGCCAGACACAGCGCGCGACCGACGGCCAGGTCGCCGCCGTGCGTTCCGGGTTCGGAACGGGCCTGCCGAAGGAGGAGGGGCGGGCCCTCGACTACATCCGGGGCCTTGCCGTGCTGCGCGACAAGGTCGAGCGGGGCTCGGTTCCGGCCGCCGGCATCGACCCCGCGTACGCTGCCGCGGTCGGCTACCTCATCGACGGGATCGGTCTCGACCGCTTCGCGGGCACCTCGTCGTCCTCGGTCACCTACCTCCTCGACACGGTGCTGCGCGCCGACGCCGCCCACGCGGCCTTCGAGAGCGGAGTGTTCTCCGCGCAGACCCGGGACGCCAACGCGCTCACCGAGTACACCCGCGCCGTCGGCGCGCACCGGCTCTACGAGGAGCAGACGGAGCGCTTCGGCAGGATCGCCGACCCGGAGCAGGCCCTGCGCCTGGACGGGATCGAGCGGGATGCCGAGGAGAACGGCATCGAGGCCCAGTTCGCGGAGCTCCAGATCGATCCGGGCTCCCTGCAGGGCCAGACCCCGCATCAGCTGCGTCAGGCGATCGCCGCCGGAACCCGGCAGGCCGAGGCCCGCCTCGACATCACCCGGTCGCTGATCGACCAGATCGCCGCCCGCGCCGACGGTCTCTCCCGCAGTGCCCTGTACAACGCGCTGGCGATGCTCGGCCTCGCCCTGCTCGGCTTCGCCTCCTGGCTGTCCTTCTCCGTCCTGGTCCGGCGCTCGGTCGTACGTCCCCTGGCGGCCCTGACCGGCGCCGCACAGCAGGTGGTCGACGTGGCCGGCGAAGAGCTCGCCAAGGTCGAGGACGACGAGTCGGCGGAGCGCACCCCGCTGCGGCCGCGGCCGATCCCCGTCCCGGTCCACGACGAGATCGGTCACCTGGCCGAGGCGTTCAACCAGGTACAGGTCACCGCCGCGGCGCTGCTGGAGCGGCAGGTGCTCAGCCGCCACAACGTCGCCGAGATGTTCGGCAACGTCGGACGCCGCGTCAGCAACCTCACCAGCCGCCAGCTCATGCTGATCGACGCCGTGGAACGGGAGGAGACCGACCCCGGTGTCCTGGAGCGGATGTACCGCATCGACCACATCGCCGTACGTCTCCAGCGCAACGCGGACAGCCTGATGCTGCTCGCCGGGATCCGGGACCCGGAGATGGACGCCAGGCCGACCACTCTGGTCAACGTCATACGCGCCGGACTCGGTCAGATCGAGGGATACCAGCGGGTGTCCCTGCGGTCCGAGACGGAGGCCACCGTCGCGCCCGACATCGTCGACGATCTGACGCTGATGCTCGCCGAACTGCTGGAGAACGCCGTCTCGTTCTCCCCGTCCGACACCCCCGTCGAGGTCGTCGTCCGGCCCGGCACCGATGTGACCTCGGACGGTGGCGCCCTGATCGAGGTCATCGACCACGGCCTCGGGATGAGTGCGGAACGCCTCGACGAGGAGAACTCCCGGCTCGTCCGGCGGGAACGGCTCGACCTCGTCCCGACCAAGGTCCTCGGCCTGTTCGTGGTCGGAAACCTCGCCCGGCGCTCGGGCATCCGGGTCGCCCTGAGCCGTACGCCGGGCGGCGGGGTCACCGGCTCCGTCTGGCTCCCTTCCACACTGCTGCTGAGCGAGAGCCCGGCCGCCACGGCGTCCCCGGCCGCGGACGGGGCAGAGCACCCGGCAGCGCCTGAGCCGGCGTCCACCGAGCCCGCACCCGGGCCCGACCGCGGGCCCGCACCGGCCTCCGCCGCCGCTCCCCTGCCGGTGCGGACGCCCGCCGCCCCGCCCGAACAGCGGCCCGCCGCCCCCTCGCCACGAGACGAGCTCCCCCGGCGCCTTCCGCGTCGCACGGACACGGAGCGGACCGCCCCCGCGGGTGAGACGCGCCCGGCATCGTCCGGCCGCCCGCTGCGACGGCGGGTACGGGGAGCGACGCTCGACATGACCGCCCCGGCGGCCGACCGCGGGACCCAGGCCACGCGCCGGCCCGTCGACGCCGAGGCGGTCCGCTGTGAACTCGACGAATTCGAGGCCGCCGTACGCAGGGCGGAACAAGAAGCAGAGCAACGAGCAGAAGACCAACCAGCAGAGCAGCAAGCAGAGCGAGCGGCGGAGCAGGAATTTTCCGCTGCCCCGACCGATCCAGCGCCATCGCCACACCAGCACCCCCGGAAGGAGTCGGGCAGTGACCACGCCGACAGGTAA
- a CDS encoding roadblock/LC7 domain-containing protein has product MTTPTGKTSSEQEEATDLTAAAADFTWLLDRFATQTAGVVDAIAVSSDGLLIAVSQLREQADSERLAAIVSGVTSLAAGASGNYGLGGLNKVIIDLEGGHVLVSAIGCGAVLGVVTSKEAKLGNIAYEMTLFANRAGSALTPQLVLELKKNAGATPAR; this is encoded by the coding sequence GTGACCACGCCGACAGGTAAGACCAGTTCCGAGCAGGAGGAAGCCACTGATCTGACCGCCGCCGCGGCCGACTTCACCTGGCTGCTCGACCGGTTCGCCACCCAGACCGCCGGCGTCGTCGACGCCATCGCGGTGTCCTCCGACGGCCTGCTGATCGCCGTCTCCCAACTGCGCGAGCAGGCGGACTCCGAACGGCTGGCCGCCATCGTCTCGGGTGTCACGAGTCTGGCCGCCGGCGCGTCCGGCAACTACGGACTCGGCGGCCTCAACAAGGTCATCATCGACCTGGAGGGCGGCCATGTGCTGGTGTCGGCCATCGGCTGCGGTGCCGTCCTCGGTGTGGTGACGTCGAAGGAGGCGAAGCTCGGCAACATCGCCTACGAGATGACCCTCTTCGCCAACCGGGCCGGCAGCGCGCTCACCCCCCAACTGGTGCTGGAGCTCAAGAAGAACGCCGGCGCCACACCGGCCCGCTGA
- a CDS encoding DUF742 domain-containing protein, producing the protein MADGEGGAPGPPEPAGRAPAIRPFLLTAGRVAGGGTGPPLPVEAQVVATSSGLRVLGSLAFEQHDIVAACRRPQSVAELAARLRLHLNVVRVLAEDLCAAGHLAVHVPDARTAQDISVLRRVIDGLRTVPDSRDALRDSG; encoded by the coding sequence ATGGCGGACGGAGAGGGCGGCGCCCCGGGCCCGCCGGAGCCCGCCGGCCGCGCTCCCGCGATCCGGCCCTTCCTGCTGACCGCCGGCCGGGTGGCGGGGGGCGGCACCGGCCCCCCGCTCCCGGTCGAGGCCCAGGTCGTGGCGACCTCGTCCGGTCTCCGCGTCCTGGGTTCGCTCGCCTTCGAACAACACGACATCGTCGCCGCCTGCCGACGGCCGCAGTCGGTGGCGGAACTGGCCGCCCGGCTGCGCCTCCACCTCAATGTGGTCCGGGTACTGGCGGAGGACCTGTGCGCCGCCGGGCATCTGGCGGTCCACGTCCCGGACGCCAGGACAGCCCAGGACATCTCCGTACTGCGAAGGGTTATTGATGGTCTCCGCACCGTCCCCGACTCACGGGACGCACTCCGTGACAGCGGTTGA